The proteins below come from a single Oncorhynchus keta strain PuntledgeMale-10-30-2019 chromosome 32, Oket_V2, whole genome shotgun sequence genomic window:
- the ten1 gene encoding CST complex subunit TEN1: MLPAPAVFHFLWEVNSGAVKEGDSVRTFGRLVSYQPEESKATLSIQHAARQHQVVVQTTFVEPFDPIIGAQYIVLGEIEKAEGGDGVMVHARVLNCVDGVNLALLQRGVNEQRSYFRERGESKGDAATAAQPRAPL, encoded by the exons ATGCTTCCAGCACCTGCAGTCTTTCATTTCCTTTGGGAAGTCAACTCTGGTGCAGTCAAGGAGGGAGATTCAGTGAGAACATTTGGAAG ATTAGTGAGTTACCAACCAGAGGAATCGAAGGCTACATTGTCTATCCAGCATGCAGCAAGACAGCACCAAGTTGTTGTTCAGACTACATTTGTTGAACCCTTTGACCCCATCATTGGAGCCCAGTACATAGTTCTGGGCGAGATTGAAAAAGCAGAGG gaggtgatggtgtgatggtccACGCCCGCGTGCTGAACTGTGTGGATGGGGTGAACCTAGCCCTGCTGCAGAGAGGTGTCAATGAACAGAGGAGCTACttcagggagaggggggagagcaagggagatgctgctactgctgctcagCCACGTGCTCCTCTCTGA